In Mucilaginibacter sp. KACC 22063, the genomic stretch TATCGGTGCTGCCCGGCCATTTGACGATCTCGTTTTCATCTTTGATCGTGCCGGCCTCTAGCGCGATCAGGATATTGACGACCTTAAAGGTCGAAGCCGGTAACATGGCCACACCAGCATCTGCCTGGTCTGAAAAAAGCCATTTTTTGTTCTTATAGTCATATATCGTTGTACTTCCTTTCAGTTTATAGTCGCGGAAAGGTTCCATCAGGTCGACCTGGGCCTGAATTGGCAGGAGCCATTGGGAAATAGCGTTTATAAATGCCTGCTGCCGGTCCACATACAGGTAATGTGCGGCGCTGTCGAGATAAAGCAGGTGATCCTTGCCGGTCAGGGTGCGTAAAGCGGCGATCTGTTTCGGGGTATATAAACCGTCATCCTTACCATAGATCCCAAATAAGCGGATGCCTTTTGCGGGGAGCGTTTTTAAAATGGGCATCATATTCAGCATGGAATAATGCTCGTGTCGCCACAATGCCTTACTGGCACGGCTGCTGGTATCCACGGGTAAACGCGTCAGCAGCGTGTCGGTCTTGACAGCAGCATAAAGCTCCTGCGCCAGGGGATTTGGATGCGGCGTATGGAAAAAACCGTTCAAGGACGCTTGCTTAAAGCAGCCTGTTCGGAAGGCGTAAGATCCACGATCCAGCGAACGCAATTCATTTAGCTGGCGCAATCCTGCGCTATCACTCTTCGTACGGTAAATAGCATCACAACGGTTGATGATGGTCTGGTAAGTTTCGGGTAAGGAAAGCAGCGCGCTGGTCAATAGCAGGGATTTCACTTTCTCCGGGTATTTTTGGGCGTATAAAGTGCTCACTACCCCTCCGAAACTGAAGGCGATCAGGTGCGCTTTTTTTAAATGATATTTACGGTAGACAGCGTTCAGATCATTAAAGGTTTGTTGGAAGGTGTACAGTGCATGGGTATCTACGGAGCGGCCCTCACCGCGCCGGTCGTAGAAAACCACATAAAAACCCTTATTTGCCAGCTTTTTAGCTGTCGTGGCTTCGAAGGTGGCTGAATTGCTGCCAGGTCCACCATGTATAAAAATAAGCGCCTCATTTTTAGGGTTGCCTATCGCTTTGCTGTAAAGCATTTGTGCCTGGGCATAGCTACTCGCGGAAAATATATAGCATAAGATAAAGTATTTGATGCGTTTCATCAGATCATTCGTTGTGTTTCTTTATGTACAACAGCATTCCCTCCAGCATTGGTTCTTTAAGCTGAAGATCAGGCTCCAGGACCCGCGCTGACCGGTCGCCGTTCGGCCGGACGATAAAAGCTTTGGGATAACTGACTTCCATTCCCGTATGCGGCAGTTTAAATTCATGGATGGCGGCATAGGTGGTCGGTACATCCGAAGTCCTTTCGCCAGCCAGCAAACCCCAATGGTAATCCTGTATCGTTGCCGCGGTGGTTACAGCATTTGAATAAGAATAGCGGTCGATCAGTACATACACTTTTCCGCTGTAGCGAAGGCTGTCTGGTACAGGTTGATGCTTGATAATCTTCGTTTGAAATATCGTACCGTCCGGCTGGGTCATTATTTGTTGTTTCAAGGCGGCCAGCGCGGTGTCCGTAACATCTCGCCAAAAAGATTTGGTCAGCGCACTAGTTTTGACCGAAAAGCTGGAACAGAACGAAAAGGGTTGCCTGGCGAAGTAGGCCAGCATATGGTCACTGAAAGAATTATCGCCGCCTGGATTGCCGCGCAGATCGATGATCAATTGCGTCGTTCCGGCCCGCCTTACCTGCCGAAAGGCGCTGTCAATGAAACGCACGAATGAAGAATTTTCGAAGGTTCGGTGATCGGAGGTGTTCTCATCGGATTCGGTGTTCATAAAGGCGCCCGGATGCAGATAAGCGACTTTGCCTATCCACTTAAACTCCCTGCCGGAATGGAAGATCGATTTTTTTTTGCCGGCATGCTCTTCCAGTTTTTTAGCTGGAATGCCAGCCAGGAGGATTTCATAGCTTGATCTGTCCGGTCGTTTCAAGCGCAGTTTGAAGTGGTCTGCACGCCCGAACACCAGCCAGTAGAGCCGGGAAAAATTGTACAGGTCGATGAGTGTATTTTTAAAGGCTTTATTCTCACCGGACAAGTAATTATAGAGCTGATCTAGGGTGTAAAGCGTCGGCCTGGAATTGATCGTGATGATCTCGTCACCGGCTTTGATAGTAGGATCTTTGCTGTAATTATCGGTTACGTATACCTGCTCATGGTTGACAGCGATATCGAGCGGAAATACTTTGCCGCCTTGCTTCAGGTAGTCGAGATAGGCCGGACGGAACGGAAAAGCAATGCTGCAATGAGCCAGGCCGGAAAGTGCGATGAAGGGCTGGAACAGTCGGTTGACCTCGATCAACGACATATGGTCCTTGATCTTGCCTTCAAGCTCCCGGTAGGCTTGGTCATATTCCTTTTTAGGGGTATTGACAAACAAGTTATAATGGTTTTGCTGAAGCGTTGTATACAGGTAATGAAAGTCTTCCCGGACTTCCTTAGCGGCGTAAAACGCGGGTTGCTTTGCCTGCTGGCAATTGCCATACGGAGAGCCGGTAAAGAGCAGGTAGAAAAAGAAGACGTTGAACGATCGCTTGTTAAGCTTGTGGGTTATCTTCATAAGGTAAGGTTATTTAAGTCTTTGATTCAATTTATGCCATTATTCTGCTTGCGTTTCTTCAAGGTTCATTAGACCGCTAACTTAGGGGACGGTTGCAATAATTTTGAAAAGTTTTCGATTAGGCCTTGATCATTTTAACAGAGCTTGCAGCGCTTTTTGAGAATCCTCGTTTTTCGGATTGAGTGCCAGTG encodes the following:
- a CDS encoding alpha/beta fold hydrolase codes for the protein MKRIKYFILCYIFSASSYAQAQMLYSKAIGNPKNEALIFIHGGPGSNSATFEATTAKKLANKGFYVVFYDRRGEGRSVDTHALYTFQQTFNDLNAVYRKYHLKKAHLIAFSFGGVVSTLYAQKYPEKVKSLLLTSALLSLPETYQTIINRCDAIYRTKSDSAGLRQLNELRSLDRGSYAFRTGCFKQASLNGFFHTPHPNPLAQELYAAVKTDTLLTRLPVDTSSRASKALWRHEHYSMLNMMPILKTLPAKGIRLFGIYGKDDGLYTPKQIAALRTLTGKDHLLYLDSAAHYLYVDRQQAFINAISQWLLPIQAQVDLMEPFRDYKLKGSTTIYDYKNKKWLFSDQADAGVAMLPASTFKVVNILIALEAGTIKDENEIVKWPGSTDTVKYGYRPEIYHDISVKEAFEVSAGWAFVELAKKINRNIYQHYLDACGYGNHDLTEKGDDFWNFGTFGISPRNQVEFLIKVYEGKLPFSKRSIDILKKVMITEKTLNYTIRSKTGWTKTGNRDLGWWVGYVECKDNVFFFATRLIKPRAGVNSNFGNARKEITKNILRQLRAL
- a CDS encoding S41 family peptidase translates to MKITHKLNKRSFNVFFFYLLFTGSPYGNCQQAKQPAFYAAKEVREDFHYLYTTLQQNHYNLFVNTPKKEYDQAYRELEGKIKDHMSLIEVNRLFQPFIALSGLAHCSIAFPFRPAYLDYLKQGGKVFPLDIAVNHEQVYVTDNYSKDPTIKAGDEIITINSRPTLYTLDQLYNYLSGENKAFKNTLIDLYNFSRLYWLVFGRADHFKLRLKRPDRSSYEILLAGIPAKKLEEHAGKKKSIFHSGREFKWIGKVAYLHPGAFMNTESDENTSDHRTFENSSFVRFIDSAFRQVRRAGTTQLIIDLRGNPGGDNSFSDHMLAYFARQPFSFCSSFSVKTSALTKSFWRDVTDTALAALKQQIMTQPDGTIFQTKIIKHQPVPDSLRYSGKVYVLIDRYSYSNAVTTAATIQDYHWGLLAGERTSDVPTTYAAIHEFKLPHTGMEVSYPKAFIVRPNGDRSARVLEPDLQLKEPMLEGMLLYIKKHNE